In one window of Mercurialis annua linkage group LG4, ddMerAnnu1.2, whole genome shotgun sequence DNA:
- the LOC126677089 gene encoding uncharacterized protein LOC126677089, translating into MQGGRGRGGPFFGFGDPFGGFGGGFEDQSSLFSNLMGGNPFNDPFFAPPFGGMMGSSFFGSNASPFSPMHPSPFMEHQAIEPPRRSRGPIIEELNSDDEKEETDNGKKDNPRKHGRPDKEPYVEDPDDEAQERKSKHVQYRNSHNRFNGNERLLQPQTQSFTFQSSTVTYGGADGAYYTSSKTRRSGSDGVTIEESKEADSIAREASHRISRGLHNKGHTVARKLNSDGKVDTMQTLHNLHEDELTGFEEAWKGKARHSLPGWDGNFSGHDNMRNAGSGQASQGGWALPSTEQNQQSRTVPDNGRDRVAFSQMQNSGRTKASSNVNDKSGNFRGKARK; encoded by the exons ATGCAAGGAGGAAGGGGTCGCGGGGGACCCTTTTTTGGTTTTGGTGATCCGTTTGGTGGCTTTGGTGGTGGATTCGAGGATCAGAGTAGTTTGTTTTCCAATTTAATGGGTGGAAATCCGTTCAATGATCCATTTTTTGCACCTCCTTTTGGAGGAATGATGGGGTCGAGCTTCTTTGGTTCTAATGCGAGCCCATTTTCTCCCATGCATCCATCTCCATTTATGGAGCATCAAGCTATAGAGCCACCCAGAAGGTCCAGGGGACCTATTATAGAAGAATTAAACTCTGATGATGAGAAAGAAGAAACTGATAATGGCAAGAAAGACAATCCTAGAAAACATGGTAGACCGGACAAGGAGCCGTATGTTGAGGACCCAGATGATGAAGCCCAAG AGAGAAAGAGTAAGCACGTGCAGTACAGAAATAGTCACAACAGGTTCAATGGGAATGAGCGGCTGCTGCAGCCTCAAACACAAAGCTTTACATTTCAGAGTTCTACCGTTACCTATGGTGGCGCTGATGGAGCATACTATACGTCATCCAAGACTAGGAGGAGCGGGAGTGATGGA GTGACAATTGAGGAGAGCAAAGAAGCTGATAGTATTGCGAGAGAAGCAAGTCACAGGATTTCTAGGGGACTGCACAATAAG GGTCACACGGTTGCCAGGAAGCTTAATTCAGATGGTAAGGTGGACACAATGCAGACATTGCATAATCTTCATGAAG ATGAGCTTACTGGTTTTGAAGAAGCCTGGAAGGGAAAGGCTAGACACTCTCTACCTGGCTGGGATGGAAATTTTAGTGGCCATGATAATATGA GGAATGCTGGTAGTGGACAGGCAAGCCAGGGAGGCTGGGCACTTCCATCCACTGAGCAGAATCAACAATCAAGGACTGTACCTGATAATGGTAGAGACAGGGTAGCTTTTTCTCAAATGCAGAACTCAGGAAGGACGAAGGCTTCATCAAATGTCAATGACAAGAGTGGAAACTTTCGAGGGAAAGCAAGAAAATAA
- the LOC126677092 gene encoding anamorsin homolog, which yields MDTTSKNCSVLAFTDDTVLTVNTVMDAVRELGNEVADQCHPQIVSQASSLSKLPVDSSSMDIVISFCKSPQFPGDLLFKDISRVLKPGGTVLIHKIFQSFADETDKAMLALERKLLLEGFLDAQGLQLKSVGISEADQSFVVKAKKPSWKIGSSFSLKKSTKGSVKVQFDDDLIDEDSLLTEDDLKKPQIAPVGDCEVTSTRKACKNCTCGRAEAEEKVQLGLTMDQLHNPQSACGSCGLGDAFRCSTCPYKGLPPFKEGEKVSLSANFLAADF from the exons ATG GACACAACAAGCAAAAATTGTTCTGTGCTAGCATTTACAGATGACACGGTTCTTACTGTAAATACTGTTATGGATGCTGTTAGGGAGCTTGGTAATGAAGTGGCTGATCAATGCCACCCTCAAATCGTCTCACAAGCCTCGTCTCTAA GCAAGCTGCCAGTAGATTCTTCATCTATGGATATCGTCATTTCCTTCTGTAAGTCCCCGCAATTTCCAGGTGATCTCTTATTTAAGGATATTTCAAGAGTATTGAAACCTGGTGGGACTGTTCTGATTCACAAGATTTTTCAGTCTTTTGCCGATGAAACAGATAAG GCAATGCTTGCCCTTGAGCGCAAGTTGCTATTGGAAGGGTTCTTAGATGCTCAAGGTCTCCAATTGAAATCAGTTGGAATATCTGAAGCTGATCAATCTTTTGTT gTAAAAGCCAAGAAGCCTTCTTGGAAGATTGGGTCATCCTTTTCCCTGAAGAAGTCCACAAAGGGTTCAGTTAAGGTTCAATTTGATGATGATTTAATTGATGAAGATAGTCTCTTGACTGAAGATGATTTGAAGAAACCTCAAATAGCACCTG TTGGTGACTGCGAAGTTACAAGCACAAGGAAAGCATGCAAGAATTGTACATGTGGGAGAGCTGAGGCAGAAGAGAAAGTACAGTTAGGACTGACAATGGACCAGCTGCATAATCCTCAATCAGCATGCGGCAGT TGCGGACTAGGGGATGCGTTTCGCTGCAGTACATGCCCTTACAAGGGTCTTCCACCATTCAAAGAGGGCGAGAAG GTATCACTGTCTGCGAACTTCCTTGCGGCtgatttttga